A window of Geotrypetes seraphini chromosome 16, aGeoSer1.1, whole genome shotgun sequence genomic DNA:
cttccttttaaatgtaaaatttaaaGTTCCCTTAATGTTAGCCGCAACTCTTAAATTCATGCGGGTAAAAAAATAGCTGATTGACAGTCATAGCATGAAACAAAGTCCAGACGAACTTGTAGGAAAAAAACCACAGGCAGCTGGACTTTGTTTCATGTTATGACTGACAATCAGCTATTTTTTACCCTCATGAATTTAAGCGTTGCGGCTaacatactagtgctgcctgattcacttcagtgaatcgattcaaatcgattcgcaatctaaaaaaaaaaaaggtctttcaGTCTCCTGACATGTCCTGGTCTTGGCCAGGTCTCCAAAAGCAGCAGTAGCGGTGGTGGCGGAGGCCAGTGGGCAGAAACAGGTGGTAAACATGCTTCTCctggcctgccccaccagggccttccctctgatgacatcactgatgacatagCAGAGGGAAGACCTGGTGGGCAGgtcacaagcagcctgttcattACACTGCCTCTGccacctctgctgctgctgcttgaggaggcccgaaagttgagggctcactgtgggggtgggggtgttgatCGGGAAGTACTGCACAGGgagataggagggatggaaagctgcagCAGCGAGGAATGGAAAGCTGCtatacagggggataggagggatggaaagctgttgcacatgggggggtagaggagaaaggaagaattatTGGATGCGAGGTGGAGGAGAttaagggagagatgcaacaaagaagtagaaaggggtgagaggaagaaatCCAGCATATGGTGGgcggagggagacatgcatggagaagagagagggagaaatgttggacatagggtggagggtagggagagatggtgcatggagagagagaaagaaatgtgtcacatgataatggaggggaggaagggagagatgctgcatggagggaatagagggcacaaggcagagagagagagagatggtagacaatgggaaagaaacagatatattggatatggcagtgagagggaaggtacagagatggaagatgaatggtgagcacggagaaagaagaaacatcaaatgagcaggagacctggtgagtgagttaacagaagacaaacataaaccggagcctggaaccaacaaaaggtagaaaaagtaatTTCAATAACCCTCTCTGTAAGTCACCTAcagcctgaataggtatgagcgacacacaaatggaagattagattagaatatgcCAGAtttggtgttagacagtgagcttGAGCCAGGttctaagagagagaggaaaagtcttgtttgttttgtttatatcacagcaccggggtggggttggagagggcaaatgggggggtggggtgggtgaagaggctagaaacaataaaccctccaggccatttgaaaaaaaatgccTGATTGGACGGGAAAAGTGAAAAATCAAATTCAATagatcgaatcaaaattttttccctgCATTGGGCAATACTATCATATAACACCCCTAAATCTTAAAACATGGACCGTATTGTATGTGGAATTAGAATACCCAGCAGTGTACAAGATAATCCACAAGTAACAGAGGGCTTGTCATGCTTTGTTTGAGAGATTAAGGGGCTGCGTTACTAAAGCTTAATGTATACTTGTGCAAGCTAATTgataagaagcccattttataatTATGGGCTTCTTAGAATTCAGCGTGCACTAATTCTGTTTGCACACTGAGCATTAGTAAAAGTACCCTAAGTAAGGAGTTACACGGTCGGGGCGAGTTTTATCCCCTATCTGTAGTTGGACTGTTTACACCTAATAATATGTCTTCAGTGCCTTTATCCAGCTAAACATCAACTATTCTGGGGTCTGAAAACAAGcccctggagaggggagagagatcaGAGGGGCAGAAGGAAGCCGGGCATGTATGTATCGCTCTATGCAAGCCGCTACTGGCACCAGATCCCCTGCTGTGTGAGATCAGACCTCCTCTGGGCTTAAGACGTATTTTGCCTCCCGCCAAGAAGAACAACCTTTGCAGGGGGTGATTCCAGCCCTGGGTGGTCAATATTTACAACCTGCCGGAAACAAACTGGCAATGTAGGGGGTGCAATTTGGCTTGCAGTGCCTCCAGGATCAACCTAATTTGAGTGTtgtctgaaataaaaaaaaaaggttgagaaacactacaCCACAATACAATTTCTCGCTGATATATATTTTAAGAATAAAAATCCTTTAAGATGTTTGCAAAATAGACCATAATTATCTATTCTTCTAATTCTACCAGGTAACTGATTCCAGCTTTTAGCTGCTAAATATTGGAAGGTAAGTGAAAATGTTGTTTTATAGATGACTTCTCTTAGACTAGGATAGGTCAAGTCCAAAAACCATCCAGCAGTTCTAAATCTATTACTCTGGTAGAAAAATTAAATTATGCATGTAATCTTGTATTTTCCCATATAAtattaagaacagccttactgggtcagaccatctagcccagtatcctgtcttaatggtggctaatctaggtcacaagtacctgacaaaaacccaaataagagcaacattccatacagaaatcaaagaatagaaagattccggaatcccaaagaataataaaattccagaatcccaaataggaacaacatttcatacagaatcccaaagaatagcaagattctggaatcccaaagaggaacaacattccatgctatcaacccctgggcaagcagtggcttccctcttaatagcagactaaggatttttcctccaggaacttgtccacgcCTTTTTtaaatccgctcttaccacatcctctggcaaagtacACGACTTGAAAATAGATCTGGCATCGACTAGGAGCCAGTGTTACTCTGTCATATTTTGATTTTGCATAAATCAGTCTTGCTGAAGTGTTTTATAACAGTTGGAGCAACTCAGGACCCTCTCCACCAGCCTCTTAACACACAGAATTGTTGACAGCCTTTGTTGGGAGAAATGGCTACCTGGTCATCAGCAGGTTTAGCTTGCTTATTTTGGGGGGGTCATAGAGGCAGTAGGAGGAGGGAGCCAATACAGCATTACACCTATGGCATTTGAGAGgtgcctccaccatccatctCAAACTATATCTATGCTGTCGACTGTGGACCACAAAGGTCATAAATAAGGCACGTGAGTTTTTCCGAAtgaatgtttccaagtttattatttctttgatataccgtccatcaaaatttatctagatggtttacagtcaataaaaatatttaaaaacaaaagttaaaataataaataataaaaaaataaattccatCACATGATAATTAAGAGTGAAGGGGGAGGTTACATATATTACTTAAGACTGACATGACAGGGAAGGAAGGTACAAGAGGTGGTAAAAAAAagtacatcgagataaaaaaatatatatataggatGGAGGGGGGTGGATAGAACATTAGGAATTAATTCGCCTctaaggagggaaaaaaaaacgtATAACATCgaatttctagaccacataaccataagttcaacgcggtttacaaaagattataaaaagaaAGCACAATGAAATCTATTCAATCAGATATTTTGAAAAGTGAAAGGTTTTCAACTGATTTCTGAAACGTTCATAAGAACAAGATGAAAGCAACAGCGATCGAAATCCTTTGCCATAAAAGGCTGTTTGGTATGAACGTGTATGGtcaagaaatttcttacttttacagccctgaacagatggaaaaatgaaaaGGGCATGTGATCCTCTACTGTTCCTTGTATGTGCAAATATCTCCAACGAATGTTTAGTGGGTACAATATCTTGAAAATCGGATCTATTTCTGAGCTCTTTCTGAGAACAGCCTGCCATGGGCAACTGACCCATCATTCATTAGAACCTGGCCAGGCAGGAGCCAGATGGTCTGCAGAAGAAGGTTCCAGGGCCTGGAGCCAAAGCAGAAAAGCTCAAACTCTAAATGAAGGCAGGAAGGTATTAATCCCTTctaatttcctgtctaattaatTGAATGACCGCATGctctttcttcctcttctccGGCAGCTTTTGCCTAATTCTGCCTCTAACAACCACAGTCACCTGCAAAAGGAaatcctggatctctctctctgccaTATCCCAGTCACTTCCTATGGCTTCTAGATGGGAAAACCCCCCATGAAATGTTGGTTTGGTCTTTGCTTTGGCCCAGTGCATACATAGGCTCTGGACTGGAATTCCTTCTGCTTGCAGAAAAGCCAAATTCATGTATGGTATGGGGATTCAGAGGTGGGACTGGATCAGTATAGCACAGAAGGGACGATCCTAAAGCCAGTGGATTACTTGACTGCTGATGGACTACTTGAATAGTCAACTTTAAGCTTTCCAAAAACTTGCAATTCTATCACTGTTAGATAAATGGGAGGTAAAGAGAGATTCCAAGTTACCCAGTATTTGACCAGTCCTGGTTTTCAACATACTTCCCAAAGCAGTATGGAATTTGCAGTGCCTGATCCTGCCCTTTGGAACAGAGctacaagtcccataatgcaacgGGATGGGATGGTCAGAAATCCAAGactgtctcaaaatctccatcttggaactgggtaacttggaatCTCTGCTACAAATTCACTGTGAAACACAGGAACAGCTTGGCCTTTTCAGATGAACTGCTTTCTAATCCTTTTGGGGCAATTAGCAAGGGAGATAACAGCTACCACCAAGCATACCAGGTCCTGGAGACAGACATGAACTGCCTGGTTTTTGATGTTCTTTACTGGTTCCCTCCTGCTCGTACAGGTACAGGTATACATCAGctgcagaccaatggtccatcaagcccaatagcccgttctcacggtggccaatctaggtcactagtacctggccaaaacccaaggagtagcaacattccatgctaccaatccagggcaagcagtggcttcccccatgtctttctcaataacagactatggacttttcctccaggaacttgtccaagcctttcttaaaaccagctacactatccgttcttaccaaaACCTCtaacaatgtgttccagagcttaactattatctgaatgaaaaaatatttccccttattggttttaaaagtatttccatgtaactttgagtgtctcctagtctttgtaatttttgacggagtgttGGATGAGTGGTAATAGGTTGGCATTGAATATCTCCAAAACTGAGTTACTTATGGTCTCAGGGGCTCATGTTGTTGACTGCCCTTCTGGACTTGTCTTGATGTCAGGTACCAAAGACCAAGTTGTGCATCAGGTTCATTCGTCTTTTTGATGTAGGGCACGGTAAAGAATGACTAATATAAGTTGCGGATGTTCATTCCTCAGGATTTTGGAAGGTTTTGCAATCTGTGGTATTTTCAGGACTAGATTATTGTGGGTTTACCTGTTAACTATTTGTGGGAGTGAATGAGCACATCTCATCAGCGCAGAGTTTATTTGTATCTTATCCACGTGTTTTCTCATAGGACCTACAGGGACACCTGAgtgtcaaaacacagaccgtgttgggcccGATATTCCCAGTGTATTAGGTCCTAGACATTTTCATGTGGCTTACCAagttgttttaataaagccttcatcttgaacatcaactctccacacagTCTCTTGTTTTGGCTGGATTCCCTTTTGTGGAGGAACTAGGGTCAACTCTCTTGTTTGTGCAAAGCAGACCAGAACATTTAGAAgaaaagaaccccccccaaagaaaaaaaaacaacacctaaATAGCCAAGAATAACATTTGCAAACTTTATTTTCATCCAAAGGAAAAATAATGATTTGCTATTTCTTTTAATAAACATTTGAACTGTGCAAATTAGAAAACATAAAAGGTTTTCAAGCTGTAAACAGGAACTGAATTTTATAAGTTAACATTATTTACAAATATACAGGCACAAATTTCCAACTTTTTCCCCACAATTTCTGACCCTCTGCCAGCAAAGTGTGCAACAGGTCAGCATCACTGAAAGTACTGCTGCATCTATTTTGCCAAAGCACAAAGATCCAGAAAGAAACCAGGGCTGCTGTCAGTTCATTTACTCACGGtcagtaaggaaaaaaaaaaccctgctatGTCCAGAAAAGTAAATTTATTCAGCAAAATTAGTCTTGAGGGGTGGGACTTGTGTCTCCAGTGCTAAAGGCCTAAATTCTCCAAGGCTACAGTATTTGGAAGTTGGGGGACTACATCTTGGTGAATAAAGAAGTCAACCTGAATAAAATGTGACTTGAAAAAATAAAAGTCATGTGTTGGCAGCGTTGCTTACAGGTCCAGTCGCTGTCAGCGCCTTAGTTGGGTGGTATTGGGCCTAGAGGTAGAGCTGCTacctcagcacccttaggttaTGGGATCAATTCCCAGTATGCGTgatcacaaaaaggtggtatacaggtcctttctcccttgaaaagtgaATGTTTTGCTTGAATGAAATCTTGTTCATAGACTGAAACCACTGGCAGCAGGCCTGTTGGAAAGATAAGATCCAGCGGTTTCTGGTGCAATTAATTTTCCCAATTGGccttcttctctcctcctccccccccaatctgACCTggtattctattttttttgcatcaGACCTGTACTGTAAGATGTGATTAAGTCTTAGAGTGGTTTCCGGCTTTGCCAGGCCCATTGTTGGTTGGAAAAAGATGATGTAGGTTCCTAGCACTAATCTGGGTAGTTTAAATCTGTCTGAGAAGAAAAAGGGAAATGTTTCCAGATCCACAAATAAGCCTCTCTTCAGGAAAACTCAGTGTTCAAATAAGCTGGCTTATGTCTAATGAATATTTGCTATGTGTCTGCTAAAGAAAACAGCCTGGTTTGTGGAGATGTTGAGGCATGGTATGTCAGAGTTACCCTATGGCTTTGAGGTATGGATGTAGGACATGCCTGGCTTATCCCAGTGCATGTAGGGAGTTGTGGTTCTGACTTCCCCAAAAGAAGTCTTTTCTTGCTAATAGGAGGCTGGTTCAGTCTGTCCTTGATCATCTGGAGCAGGGATGTTGTTTTCAAAGAACACCACAGTTTTGGGAAATCTGTAACTACTCCCTAACATCTAGAGTTTCTGAAAGGGATTGCCCAAAGTATAAAACTTCTGTACTGAAATTAGCTGAAAACCTGACCTCTGCCTTGTACTCTCTTATGCTGCAGTACATGAAGCcctgagttgttgtttttttttttgctttgtgtttgGACAGGAACAGATTAGAGCTGCTTTGGTAAGTGGTTCATTGGATATTTAATTGCATATGAATTcccaaagacactttattaagaTCAGTCCTTTCCAAATTTTAACAAGTCTATTTGTTCAAAAAGGGCAGGATTACCACCATAGCAGAACTGTACCGAGCAGGCACCGTGCCTTGTGCACTATGCCCCTATCCTGCCCATTGCACCACTGCCAAGAAGAGGAGAACATGGATGGGAGCAATTATGGCCCTGTGTGGCCACGCCAATCACACAGCCATCAGTATGGCCCTGAACCATAGGTTTATCTCCCATCGTTCAAACTCCTGAACAGCCCAAGCTCAAGTCAGTGTCTCTGCTGCTCTTCTTTTATCTATGCTTTGGGAGCCAAGTGCTAGCCACAGATAAAATGCGGTTTATGTCCACAGAAGTCTGCTGGCCAAGGCTGGCCGTTTTTTTGAAGTGCTACAGGATCCAGAGGCCAGGCCTTCATTCTGTCCTCCTCCTCCCAAAAACGGCGGACACGCTGCGGACGATGCCCTTCAAGCCCACTGCCTTTTTGCTGGCGTTCCTACTGTCCCGGACGGACTCCAGTAGCTGATGGAAGATAACCAAGGAGCCGTGGTACGTCTCAGCAGCCGACGTCTCAAAGAAGCCAGAGTTTGTGGAGAGCGCCAGGAGACGGCCCTCCTCGCTCGCCACAGCCCGGCCATGCTGGAGGTCCCTCTTGTTGCCCACAATGATTACAGGGGCCGCCTTCTCCACACCACTGCGCTTCTTCGACTGCCGGATGCACTGCAACTGCTGCCGCACGACATTGAAGCTGGCCCGATCACAGATACTGTACACCAAGACGAAGCCATCGGCCCACCTCAGCTGTTCCTCATTCACACGTCCTTGCAGGCTTGGATTCTAGAAAACCAATAAATGGCAACATTTTAAAAACATACCTCTATGCTAAGGACATGGATACGGGGATTCAGCACAATCTTTCAGCATGCTCAATCACTTTCCTACCAAGAATTCCCACTGAAGTAAGAGCAGAGTATTGACAGGAATTCATTATGGGATGCATCCATAAGGAAAAAGGGTCCTTCTAGGAAAACATTTGCTTatggcaaagagagagagagagagagaagtgagaTGTGGAGAAGAAAACCTGAAAGAGGAAATTGATCCTGGCACCTCTGAGTTCAAATCCAGCTCTGCCACCAACTCTCCCCATTTATGAACTTGAACAAGGCACTATACCTCCCCACCCTCTCCGCTTCAGCTAGAGACATACAGTCagaaaatgggtacaagtggatcaatttttcaatccctcaaaaatgacaaagactagggggcgcttgatgaagttacagggaaatacttttaaaaccaataggaggaaattttttttttcactcggagaatagttaagctctggaatgcattaagagtggatagtgcaactagttttaagaaaggtttggacaagttcctggaggaaaaggccatagttgGTTATTGAGAAAAatatgggggaatccactgcttgccttggatcggtagcgtggaatgttgctactttttggggttccggaatcttactattctttggggattctgcatggaatgttgctcctatttggggttccggaatcttgcttactctgagataatggaatgttgcagctctttggggttctagaatcttgttactctctgggattccggaatcttgctattctttgagattctggattctagaatcttttgttactctttgggattccagaatcttgctattctttgagattctggattctagaatcttttgttactctttgggattccagaatcttgctattctttgagattctggattctagaatcttttgttactctttgggattccagaatcatgctattctttgagattctgaaaggAATGTTGCTattgcttgggttttggccaggtactagtgacctggattggccaccatgagaacgggctactgggtttgatggaccattggtcttgcccagtaaggctattgttatataaaataaacacagcagttccctctctcccctttggCAGCAGCCCTTCAAGTCAAGTTTCAGACTTGGCAGCCTGACTTTCTGAAGCAGAGATGACTGTACACGTGTACTCTCTTCAAATAAATCGAGTTATTATCACTCTCCTTGACAGCATTGGCTGGATCTGCTACACTGTGTATGACTAACCGTTCTGTGTTATTCTTCCGTCTGTGAGTATTACTAACTctgtaatctaaaaaaaaaatcaatttcctCTTTATGGAAATCTAATTAGCCAAAACAGCATggaaagtgtgattttttttaggcTGTGCTGTTTGATTAGAGTAACTGGCCAGACACATGGGAGTCCCACGAGCCCTGTTATTTCCCCAAGAAGGCATCTGGAAGTCTTGGGAACGCTAAGTATGCCCCTTACCACACCCCACACACTGACACACACTCACCTGTGGGTAGACGGAATCCCAGATACTGAAGCAAATCTCTCTGCCGTCCACAATCTCATTGTGGGTGTAAATAGATTCTAAAGAAAGGAGAGACACAGGGAGAAAATGTTTTATAGGATGAGCTGAAAGATGACTGCGTAGCTTTTCAAAGCAACGATTGCATCAGCCTCCGCCATTAAgggtgcaattctataacttggtgtaATGGCTTCAGGTGTACCCACTTATGACAGGTCAGTGGCTGGTGTGAGTTGGCAGCCTAAGAGCCAGTGGCACAGTGAGGGAGACGAGGGTGCGGTCTGCCTTGGCGCCATATTGGTGGGGGTgccgacacccctcctcctcccatttctcccctccatgcacgtgcccccttcccttcccccatacctttaggtGAAGTTGTTGTTCGCAGTGGTGAACAacgtgctctttgtgaccctgtcgactctcccactgatgtcactttcaGAGGGAGTGATGATGGGGTTGCGAGGAGAATGTCGTTGAtcaccgcgagcaacaacttcattTAGAGATATAAGGGAAGGGGGATGCGCACAGCaggcgggatcagggaaggagcagagatgAGGGCGGTGGAGGATcacccccccccggtacctctcACTCTCACTATGCCATGCCATGCACACAGTTGATAGTTTTCTATACGTTGTGTGTGTCACTTGGCCACATGGCCGTGCCTGTTTCTTGCTCACGTGCGTGCACTCACAATTAAATGCTGTGATATTTGGGCACATAGATTTTAGACTAACACCTTGCACTTACACACACAACTGCTAGGTACTGGCTCCTCTGACGCAGTGACACATTATTCTATACAAAATGAGCGCACTCAGGGAAaatttctataaatggcgctcaaaggtaggtgccaaaaAATGGcgccaagtgctattctataaagggagtGCACCTTTGATAGAATCACGTATAGCGCTGATTCCTGCGCCTAACTTTGGATGCCAGCCTTACACCTGCGCCCAGGTCAGGTATGCTGAGGCAATATTCTGGAACTGCGCCTGTAACGCTTCCAAATGCCCTAACTCAcccttgcccctcccatggccacgccctctTTTGGGATACACgaaccttgaacacttatgattttaaaatgtttgaggcttgtgcagatgaggacagagcttgcaggaatgggacgggaaaatgtgtTCCCACGGGGACTGGGGAAAAAttgaccctgtgtcattctcaagTCTATTATGTGCTAGTAGCCTCTCTGttgtttttcatgttttcctttgCTAACTCTCTGAAAGTTTTTAAAACACGTACCTGTGTCACCGTATTCCCCGATGAACCTCCGGGTGAGGAAGCGGACCGTCAAGGCTGTGAAAAGAAAAACCCAAAAGGTTACAAATTTGACCGACACTGGTGAGTAAATACCCAAAGACCAAAGTAAAGATAAAGGCAGAAATGGATCCCAAAGTTTTTGGACTGAAAGCACATTCAAGCAGTACAATCGCTGGACAAACCAGTGCCCAGAGAAAGGGCTGCCTATGGTGTCCTCCTGGGGTTGGAAGCTCACAGACTTACTGCAAAAGGCATTATCATATCCCCCCAGTTCCCTGAGCTTACTACACTAGACACCAGCAAAAGAAAGGTGCAGATGTTTCAGGCAAGAGGGAAACCACCATAACGGAACAGAGGAACAGCATAAAAGCGGGGAGAAAGTTGGAGAGAGACCTGGAAGGGATGAGAAACCTACCGGATTTTCCCACGCTCTCAGCCCCCAGGACCAGGATGTTGGCTTCCACTTTGGGCTGGTGGCTACTGCCTTCGGACATTTTGCGGAACGACTGCTGTCTGGCCACAATGTGAACAACCATTTGTAATCCGTTTGAGAAGCTGGGCAGATGCACAAGCTGGATTATAGTTgggcagaaaaaaaacaacaactgcccCCCACACCgaagaaagaaactcaaagggaTGGTGCTGTGTGCAGTGTTTCTCTGTGCGGTggtctggagggagggaaggcgagAGCTTGTCTTATATAGGAAAGAGGGAGGCTCGGTCTGAGTCTGACTCACCAATCAGCTTCTTTCCTTATTGCAAACGTGCTCTCTCCTGGGGGCAAACAGGACCTGTTGTGATGTCTCGGTCACTGGGAGCTTTCAACCATGAGGGACAGTGGAGGTGGCTGTGGGGGGTATCTCCTTCTTGCCTCTTCATGCGTTCCTGAAGCAATTAAGAGCAGCAAAATAAATAGAGCATGTGATATAAAAGCATAGGGAAAAGATAAATGGTTCAACTAGTCTGCTCAGTAAGGTGCTTAGAGTTGAAAGCGATGCTCCCTGCATTTAGAGCTGAAGGGAGACGTGGGATAACCGGCAGTAAATGAAGCCTCATGAATAAATAGATAATAAAAGCCTCAATTGTTCTGTTTATGCAGAATCTacaagaaacagagaaacataggaCCCAATATTCAACCCATTGAATATCTAGGTCTGACCACTGACTCGGCTGATGCCACGTGAATTCTctctttcacaaagccgcgctagcatttttagcgctgaccACGACAGTTAACAGCTTGGactactcataggaattctacgggtgtcggagctgttactacggcggccagcactaaaaatgctagcgcggctttgtgaaagaggAGGAAAGTTAGGACATGTTCAAAGCTGGTTAGAGGACTGAAAATTGCTGCTAACCAGCTAAGTTCTCCTAGgccaagcaggatgagtcagccacatatgggtgttgtcccaacacctcccaatttgcggataagctctccaatagctcagagagattttttttttttttttttttctctgagcacgtgcagtgcccgggccccactgggcatgcccgagccctaccccctgcttccccctaatccccagtctttagtttctgcccgttcccatcggtcggattttctacagctctccattacaacttttctactcatcaacttgaagatgcctgaatcatctaaagaaacaactgggatgcaggaggaggatgaacacactggatcctcacgaattgtgcgcccactgattggatccggcgctcgaggtttccgtgtggcttgcattgtgcgcacatgtcaccacgtgcacgcaagctaaggaagagggcactgagagacttcatgaagagaagtgaggcccgagaatctccctccagcagccatcctcatcggagcgtagcagcgggggatccacagacgaatccggtgaggagcctccaggacgtcctggctcagtcaacccccccgactgcaacttgcccagtcgagaaatctctcccggaagtcctgcatgctgtcgctagccgtcggcccctgcaggaagccgttaggagtctcaccagaccgagagatctcgcCAGGAGTTCTTGCATGTTGCTGCTGACAGCCAGCCTccgcagggcatgaagagaagtgaggcccgagaatcttcctccagcagccatcctcat
This region includes:
- the LOC117349561 gene encoding ras-related and estrogen-regulated growth inhibitor-like protein, which translates into the protein MVVHIVARQQSFRKMSEGSSHQPKVEANILVLGAESVGKSALTVRFLTRRFIGEYGDTESIYTHNEIVDGREICFSIWDSVYPQNPSLQGRVNEEQLRWADGFVLVYSICDRASFNVVRQQLQCIRQSKKRSGVEKAAPVIIVGNKRDLQHGRAVASEEGRLLALSTNSGFFETSAAETYHGSLVIFHQLLESVRDSRNASKKAVGLKGIVRSVSAVFGRRRTE